One region of Fragaria vesca subsp. vesca linkage group LG4, FraVesHawaii_1.0, whole genome shotgun sequence genomic DNA includes:
- the LOC101291419 gene encoding mitochondrial outer membrane protein porin 4-like gives MGSSPAPFSDIGKQARALLTKDYNFDQKFTLSVVGSTGLGLTANGVKKDQIFVGDINTLYKSGNTTVDVKVDTYSNVSTKVTRTDILPNTKITCSFKIPDHKSGKLDVQYLHPHAAIDSSIGLNPAPLLELSATIGSKDLSLGGEIGFDTASSLLTKYNAGISFNKPDFSAALLLTDKGETLKATYIHDVKSSSGTTVAAELTHRFSTLENSFTLGSAHSIDSHTVVKTRFSDSGKAALLWQREWRPKSLITFSGEYDSKASSAAPKFGLALALKP, from the exons ATGGGAAGCAGTCCAGCTCCATTTTCAGATATCGGCAAGCAAGCGAGAG CCCTTTTGACCAAGGACTACAACTTTGACCAAAAGTTTACCCTGTCGGTGGTGGGCTCTACTGGGCTG GGACTTACAGCTAATGGTGTGAAGAAAGACCAGATTTTTGTTGGTGATATAAATACCCTGTACAAGAGTGGAAACACCACTGTGGATGTTAAAGTTGATACGTATTCTAAT GTGTCTACCAAAGTGACTCGCACTGATATCTTGCCAAATACCAAAATAACATGTAGCTTCAAAATTCCTGATCACAAATCTGGCAAG CTGGATGTGCAGTACCTTCATCCTCATGCAGCTATTGATTCCAGCATAGGCCTTAACCCGGCCCCTCTTTTAGAGTTATCAGCAACAATTGGAAGTAAGGATCTTAGTTTGGGTGGTGAAATTGGATTTGACACAGCATCTTCTTTATTGACCAAATACAATGCTGGGATCAGCTTCAACAAACCAGATTTCTCTGCTGCCCTTCTGCT GACGGACAAAGGAGAGACTTTGAAGGCAACTTATATTCATGATGTTAAGTCCTCCAGCGGCACTACGGTTGCTGCCGAACTAACCCATAGATTTTCTACATTGGAGAATAGCTTTACCTTGGGAAGTGCCCATTCAATTGATTCACATACTGTGGTGAAAACACGCTTCTCCGACAGTGGGAAAGCTGCCTTACTATGGCAGCGTGAATGGAGACCAAAGTCACTAATTACTTTCTCAGGAGAGTATGACTCAAAGGCGAGTAGTGCGGCCCCAAAGTTTGGTCTTGCCCTTGCGCTCAAGCCTTGA